Within Microbacterium oryzae, the genomic segment CTGCGACGGCTTCTTCTTCCGCGAGAAGGAGATCGCGGTCGTCGGCGGCGGCGACTCCGCGATGGAGGAGGCGACCTTCCTCACGAAGTTCGCCTCGAAGGTGTACGTCATCCACCGTCGCGACAGCCTGAAGGCGTCGAAGATCATGCAGGACCGCGCGCGCGCGAACGACAAGATCGAGTTCGTCTGGAATGCGGAGATCGCCGAGGTCCTCGGCGAGTCCGAGGTCGAGGGCGTCACGCTGCGCGACACGGTGACCGGTCAGACGCGCGATCTCGCGCTGCAGGGGCTCTTCATCGCCATCGGCAACGACCCCCGCACGCACCTCGTGCACGGTCAGCTCGACCTGGCTCCCGAGGGCACCATCGCGGTCGACGGGCGCTCCTCGCGCACCTCGATCCGCGGCGTGTTCGCCGCTGGCGACGTCATCGACCCCTCCTACCGCCAGGCCGTCACGGCTGCGGCCTCCGGGACGGTCGCGGCGCTCGACGCCGAGCACTACCTCGCGTCGCTCGCCGACGCCGGGCAGCCGGAGCCCGCCGAAGACCAG encodes:
- the trxB gene encoding thioredoxin-disulfide reductase, giving the protein MRQLIIIGSGPAGFTAAIYAARANLQPLVIASSVEVGGELMNTTEVENFPGFPEGVMGPDLMQKMQEQAEKFGAEIRYDDVTELDLSGAVKKVTLGSGGVEEAEAVVFATGSAYRKLNVLGEDRLSGHGVSWCATCDGFFFREKEIAVVGGGDSAMEEATFLTKFASKVYVIHRRDSLKASKIMQDRARANDKIEFVWNAEIAEVLGESEVEGVTLRDTVTGQTRDLALQGLFIAIGNDPRTHLVHGQLDLAPEGTIAVDGRSSRTSIRGVFAAGDVIDPSYRQAVTAAASGTVAALDAEHYLASLADAGQPEPAEDQLVEA